Genomic DNA from uncultured Desulfuromusa sp.:
ACGATCCCCTCGAAGGCATTCGCGAATCCCTTAAAAGCTTTAATTACTATCCTGAACTATACAAAGACTTAATAAACAATAGCATTCCAGCAAACACTTTCGAGGACGCTTATCGGGAAGTATTATCAAAATATGCAGAATCAGAAATAGCACAACATGAAGAGCCGGCAAGCCATTTGCTTGACGATCTCCAAAGCAACGTCACAAGTGCACCGAAAAGCGTTTTAAGTCTAGAATTTTACTTAAATTTCCTTATCGCACTTATGTTTTTTGCATATTCTCAGAACATGTCAGCGGAAACAGAAAAGAGAATTACTGAACAAATAGAGTCTGTCCACCAAACACTTTTAGACTATAAAGCTGAGGTCAGCTTATCCTCCGTTGACAGTTTCTATGTCGTTGACCGTTCCGTAAACCTTCGCAACAAACCCACTACGAAACGGTCAAACATCCTAACCGTGCTATATCCAAATCAAAAAGTTAGGCTGGTAGAGCGCAAAGGGAAATGGATTAGAATCGAATATTTCAATCATTTCAATGGCGTCCATAGCTCGGGCTGGTGCATGAAAAAGTATCTTAAAAAAATAACGTTTTCTATCCCACAAAGCCCCCTAACACTTATCAGGCCCCCAGCCGTCAAGAGTAAAAAAGACCGTTAACGCAAAAGATTTACTTTTCGTTCTTTGACAAGCGACTGATCAAATTTAACCATCCGGTTTCCGACTTGGGATTCGTTCCTGGTTGCGGATTTATTCCGCACCAAACACTTATCGAGGCTCTTTTGAGCAGGGGCCGGACTGTGTTGCTCCGGTTCACTCTGCTGCCTGGAATCACTGTCGTGCCCTCATGCCGTCCCAGTCAAACCGGCGTGGTCCATGCTATAGCCATGGCCACAGTTAGGTACGGGATCGGGAAAGGGGCGGAATCCGGCTCTGGTCGGTGAGACCATCGCGCAGATGGATGTGGGAGCGAAACGGATCTCCAATCAAGCGCCACTGGCTAGCGGTGGTGAGCATCTCATGTGACCCTTTGCGGACTTGGTGTCCAGAAGTCTTCGCTTTTCCTCGTCGATCGCTTCGGCGAGCTGCCTGGGACGGATGCCATCCAGTTAGACGGTCAGGCTGATCCGCCTCCTCCCGTCTCAGATGCGCAGGAACAATTCCCGGTTAAAAGGCACCTGATTCTTGAGCATAAAATAAACCGCTCTTCCCAACCGATGTGAGAGGATTGCCAAAGCTTTCCCCTTGCCGTACTTGCTTGCCATTTTTTGCAGCATTTGCTGAGCCGGTTTGTTCCCCTTGAGCATCAAGACCACCGCCTCGCCAAAGGCCCAACGCAGGTGGGCGTTACCGATCTTTTTTCCCGAGTGGCCATAGCTTTTGCCGTTCGACTCCTTGGCCGGTTTGACTAGCCGGCAGTATGAAGCAAAATCCTGCACTCGGGGAAAGCGGGAAATATCTTCAATTTCGTAGAGCATCACCAATGCAAGGATACGCCCCACGCCAGGGATTGATTTGAGCAGAGCCAGACTGACCGGATCGTGACGGACAGCGACCCGTTCCAATTGTCGTTCCAACGTATCGAGCAAATGTTCATAATGTTCGATCATCGTCAGATCGACCTTGACCATGCCCCGGACAACCGGATCAGGGAATTTAGCCGCCACGTCACCCCGTTCACTCAGTTTGGCGATGCGACCGAGCGGTTCCGGAAGGTTGTACTGTGACGCCGTATTCTGGATATGGGCCAGCAGTTCCGCTTTTTTCCGTGCCAGATGATTACGGCGGCGCATCAGATCACGCGCCGCTCGCATCTTTCTCGGATACGTGTAAGCGACAGGGAAGGTTCCCCCACGCAGTAACACAGCAATCTTATGGGAATCGATCTTATCATTCTTGGCCTTGCCGCCATGAATAGCGCGCATATAGAGGGCATGACCGAGAACGAAATCGATTCCCTCGTCAGCACACAGATCGGCGAGCCAGTACCAGGTAAACATGCACTCGCAGCCGACGACAAGACGCTCACGATAAGGTTTGATCAGTTTCAGAAGGGACTTCGGGCGGGTGGGAATATTCTTGTGAACGACCACCTCACCGACAGAATTGATGATGCAGACATACATGGCATCACTATGAAGATCGATACCACAATAAAAATTGTGCTGTTTGGTGTAGAATTTCATAATGCAGGCTCCTTTGTTTGAGGGTTTTGTCGTTTCTCAAAGTTTACCGGATGGTCCGGTATTTAGGAGGGGGCCTGCACTAGTATCAACGTAATCAACCGGACGGAAAATACGTCTGTGCAAATTTGAAAAGAAAAATCTAAAATTGCGGTGGTGGCCGAACCTTCGCGTCGCCACCGGTTATCATGAACCGTTCGGCTTTATGGAGAAATATAAATGAATAGTAGTATTTATAGCATCTTAGAATATGGAGTTGTAGGAATATCCGTTATTGTCGGATTAATGGTTATCGTTGCTGCTTTTAGATCTGGTGCGCTGACAGAAATTAGATTTGGAAGCTTTGCATTCAAAGCCAGCTCGAAGGCAAAGGAAGAAGGAAGGGAAATTTTTAAATCACTGCAAGCCTCTAGTGAAAAAGATTTACCCTTTGAAACTGAACAATTAGCAAAGTATTATGGAGAAGTGCTTGCACAATCCAAGGTGAGTTTTTGGTTTAGTCTCATATTTGCAGTTGTTGGGTTTCTTATCATAATAATTGCAGCTTTTATGTACTCAAATAGAGCAGACTCAACTGCCTATATCCAAATGGTTGCGGGTGCAATTATTGATGCAGTTGCTGGTCTATTTTTTGTTCAATCAAAAAGAGCTCAAAAATCAATGGCAGATTTTTTTGATAAACTTAGACTTGATCGTCAACATACAGACTCAAAGAAAATGTGTGAATCTATAGAAAATACAATTGCCCGAGACGCATTGAAAATTGAATTGTCTTTATATTACGCGGGGGTTCCTGATTCAGCTAGTGTTTCCAAAAGCATTCTTAGTGAATGGTTAGCAGCACATGATAAATACGTAAACAGAAACAATAAAACTTTGGCCGAACCAAGCGTTTGAGAGGGACGGCAAAAAGCGCCGCCCCTCAACTTAACGTTAGAGCTTTGAAATATAAACAATGAAATGCAATGTAGTCGGGGCCGTCCCACAAAATGTAAGGAGGACTTACCATGGGACGTAAAGAAGACGATGAAAGAGCGTACACCACTTATGACGACATAGTTGGTAGGTCAATCAGGCGCGGAACCAGAAAAGCAGCCAGCGCCTTAACTTTGGGGTTAATCAAAGGATCTGACCCTCTCTCAGAACTTGGGCAAGATGCAGCAAAAGAACTTGCTACCAAAGTAATTCCGAGAAGTTCAAAAAAGTAAAACTTCAAGGAAATCGCTTCAAAAGCCAAGTGGCTAAGTATTACCCTTTTTATTGGGGCGGCCTCAGTTTGAAAAACAGCTCTAACACTTATCAGGCCCCCGGCCGTCAAGAGTAAATATAACCATTAACGCAAAAGATTTACTTTTCGTTCTTTGACAAGCGACTGATCAACTACGAATCATCCGGTTTCTGACTTGGGCTTCTGATCTGGCTGCAGATTTCGAATTCTGCTCCAAACACTTATCGAGGCTCTTAATGCGAAGGGCCGGTCATTTGTGACCGAACTGTCTTCGCCACCTGGAAACTCTTGCGTACCCTTGTGCCGTCCCATTCAAAAAAGCGTGGTTTAGAATCGGGGGACATTAGAATCGGGGGACATAATACCTATTTAGAAATCTTGCAGGTGAAAAAAGAAACCGTTAACCTGCGTACCTACCCGCGAAAAACGGACATCTTTTCTGATGATCAAGATCGACTTACTTTTCTGGAGAAGTTAACCGGTCGGGACTTGATGTTGAGAACAGAGGGGAGGTCACGAGTTGACAGGAAATAGGTATTATGTCCCCTGAATATACATGTCCCCTGAATATACAGATCGGCGAGCCAGCACCAGGTAAACACGCACTCGAAGCCGACCACCAAGCCGACACGATAAGGTTTGATCAGTTCAATAAAATTTGTGCTGTTTGGTGTAGAATCTCATTGAGCAGGCTCCTTTCTTTGAGGGTTTGTGTTTCTCAAAGGATAGCGGATGGTCCGGTATCTGTGGAGAGGGCCTGCACTAGTATCAAAGTAATCAACCGGACGGAAAATACATCTGTGCTAAATTGAAAAGTAAAATCTAAAATTGTGGTGGTTGGCAAGCAGCATGTCGCCGCCGGTTATCCTGAACCATTAGCGCCTCGACTTCGCTGTCGGCGCTAATGGGCAGCTTAGAAAATAGCATTCATGGACTTATCACAACCAAATAACCCTGAATCGACAGATTCAGCCAAGAACATCGATCGCAAATTGCCGGGAGGCATTTGGGTGCTTGGATTTGTCTCGATGTTCATGGACATCTCGTCCGAACTTGTTCACAGTCTCTTGCCGATATTCATGGCCACGGTACTCGGTGCGTCCATGGTTACGATTGGGATCGTCGAAGGTGTTGCCGAGGGAGTCGCTGCAATCACGAAGATGTTTTCGGGTGCACTCAGCGATTACTTCGGGAAACGCAAGTTCCTCGCCGTGCTTGGGTATGCATTGGGTGCTATAAGCAAGCCTATATTTCCGCTTGCAACAACGATTGGGTGGGTGTTTGGAGCACGCTTTGTTGATCGCATCGGTAAAGGTATTCGCGGTGCGCCTCGTGACGCTCTGGTCGCCGATATCGTACCGCCGCAGCTTCGAGGTGCGGCTTACGGCCTACGCCAGTCTCTGGATTCGGCCGGGGCCTTTGTCGGGCCGCTGTTCGCGGTGGTATTCATGATTTGGTTCGCGAACGACATCAAAGCCGTGTTGTGGATTGCCGTCGTACCAGCATTCTTCGCGGTGTTTCTGCTTATTGTTGCGCTGCGCGAACCCGAATCTTCGGAACATGGCGCTGGTCCCAGAATCCACTTGACATTGACTGATGCCAAACGCTTATCCTTGCAGTACTGGCTTGTTGTCACACTCGGGGCAGTCTTTACCCTCGCTCGTTTCAGTGAGGCATTTTTGATTCTTCGAGCACAGGACGTCGGTCTTGCAATCGGTTACACACCCGCGATAATGATTGTCATGAATATTGCCTATTCCATATTTGCATATCCAGCGGGCGCGGCGGCAGACCGGCTTCCGGCGCGAACCCTTTTATTGTTTGGACTTTGGGTCCTTGTCGCTGCTGATGTCGTGTTGGCGATAGCTACATCGCCTTTGATTGCATT
This window encodes:
- a CDS encoding SH3 domain-containing protein; its protein translation is MDLDIKNMLRDVERIKYLQVNNPLEDIRKNLFTFEMPDPLSGMREQIKAMQAAMNPFKEMQKNILATQKELAASMQLLTADPFKEVREQIKALRLNDPLEGIRESLKSFNYYPELYKDLINNSIPANTFEDAYREVLSKYAESEIAQHEEPASHLLDDLQSNVTSAPKSVLSLEFYLNFLIALMFFAYSQNMSAETEKRITEQIESVHQTLLDYKAEVSLSSVDSFYVVDRSVNLRNKPTTKRSNILTVLYPNQKVRLVERKGKWIRIEYFNHFNGVHSSGWCMKKYLKKITFSIPQSPLTLIRPPAVKSKKDR
- a CDS encoding MFS transporter; its protein translation is MDLSQPNNPESTDSAKNIDRKLPGGIWVLGFVSMFMDISSELVHSLLPIFMATVLGASMVTIGIVEGVAEGVAAITKMFSGALSDYFGKRKFLAVLGYALGAISKPIFPLATTIGWVFGARFVDRIGKGIRGAPRDALVADIVPPQLRGAAYGLRQSLDSAGAFVGPLFAVVFMIWFANDIKAVLWIAVVPAFFAVFLLIVALREPESSEHGAGPRIHLTLTDAKRLSLQYWLVVTLGAVFTLARFSEAFLILRAQDVGLAIGYTPAIMIVMNIAYSIFAYPAGAAADRLPARTLLLFGLWVLVAADVVLAIATSPLIAFIGAVFWGLHMALTQGLLTKLVADTAPAELRGTAFGVFNLISGGALLLASVIAGSLWSLFGASATFIAGASFATLAAIGLLLYRPNPRAARDSIGM
- a CDS encoding IS110 family transposase, coding for MKFYTKQHNFYCGIDLHSDAMYVCIINSVGEVVVHKNIPTRPKSLLKLIKPYRERLVVGCECMFTWYWLADLCADEGIDFVLGHALYMRAIHGGKAKNDKIDSHKIAVLLRGGTFPVAYTYPRKMRAARDLMRRRNHLARKKAELLAHIQNTASQYNLPEPLGRIAKLSERGDVAAKFPDPVVRGMVKVDLTMIEHYEHLLDTLERQLERVAVRHDPVSLALLKSIPGVGRILALVMLYEIEDISRFPRVQDFASYCRLVKPAKESNGKSYGHSGKKIGNAHLRWAFGEAVVLMLKGNKPAQQMLQKMASKYGKGKALAILSHRLGRAVYFMLKNQVPFNRELFLRI